Proteins co-encoded in one Xiphophorus couchianus chromosome 3, X_couchianus-1.0, whole genome shotgun sequence genomic window:
- the hpn gene encoding serine protease hepsin isoform X1: MYAEKVVTEGKMGNRGISLTCVLTPWRLMGVCATLMTIGAIGAAVWAVGQTTLLSYVIISHISPITFCTMEGDTGLYDVQVNSPDQHLRVFDSAQRRWRQVCSSSTNELLASISCEEVGFVSVVNYSVVSVPEASGDVGEFFCVRQEELSYGKKIKDSLYPCACESREVLTLLCQDCGRRSFAADRIVGGVDARQGSWPWQVSLEYDGIHQCGGSIISNRWVVSAAHCFPERNRFINRWRVLLGSIYNKPVNANVVEVKTIVYHSSYLPFVDANIDDNSRDIAVLALAQPLTFNEYIQPVCLPAYGQRLVDGQMGTVTGWGNVGYYGHLADVLQEANVPIISDAVCNAPDYYDNQITTSMFCAGYEKGGIDACQGDSGGPFVAPDCLSKSSRYRLLGVVSWGTGCAMAKKPGVYTRVSRFLPWISTAMRNYHNSPGVHKLARP, translated from the exons ggaaCAGAGGCATCTCCCTGACCTGTGTGTTGACCCCTTGGAGGTTGATGGGCGTCTGTGCAACACTCATGACCATTGGAGCCATCGGTGCTGCAGTCTGGGCCGTAGGTCAGACTACATTGCTTTCATACGTAATCATATCACACATTTCTCCAA TTACATTCTGCACTATGGAGGGGGACACAGGACTGTATGATG ttCAGGTAAATTCACCTGACCAGCATCTCAGAGTGTTTGACTCTGCTCAGAGGAGGTGGCGCCAGGTGTGTTCCTCGTCAACCAATGAGCTTCTTGCTAGCATCAGTTGTGAGGAAGTTGGATTTGTCAG CGTGGTGAACTACTCGGTCGTATCGGTGCCTGAAGCCAGTGGTGACGTTGGAGAGTTCTTCTGTGTCAGACAGGAAGAGCTCAGCTatggaaagaaaatcaaagactCATTGTACCCATG TGCCTGTGAGAGCCGGGAAGTTCTTACACTGTTATGCCAAG ACTGTGGCAGGCGTAGTTTTGCGGCGGACCGTATAGTTGGGGGTGTGGATGCCAGGCAGGGCAGCTGGCCCTGGCAGGTCAGCTTAGAGTACGATGGCATTCACCAGTGTGGAGGATCCATCATCTCTAATCGCTGGGTTGTTTCTGCGGCTCACTGCTTCCCAGA gcGGAATCGTTTTATTAATCGATGGCGCGTGCTGCTGGGCTCCATCTACAACAAGCCTGTCAATGCTAACGTGGTAGAGGTGAAGACCATTGTTTACCACAGTAGCTACCTGCCCTTTGTAGATGCCAATATTGATGACAACAGCAGAGACATCGCTGTGTTGGCCCTCGCACAGCCGCTTACTTTCAATG AGTACATCCAGCCAGTCTGTCTGCCAGCATATGGACAACGGCTAGTAGACGGACAGATGGGAACAGTGACAGGATGGGGAAACGTTGGATACTACG GTCATCTGGCAGACGTTCTCCAGGAAGCAAACGTCCCCATCATCAGTGATGCTGTGTGTAACGCTCCTGATTACTATGACAACCAGATCACCACCAGCATGTTCTGTGCTGGTTATGAGAAAGGAGGCATCGATGCCTGCCAG GGAGACAGCGGAGGTCCTTTTGTGGCTCCTGACTGCCTGTCTAAAAGCAGCCGCTATCGCCTGCTGGGAGTGGTGAGTTGGGGAACAGGCTGCGCCATGGCTAAAAAACCAGGCGTCTACACCAGAGTCTCCAGGTTTCTGCCGTGGATATCCACAGCCATGAGG AACTATCACAACTCACCAGGTGTTCACAAACTGGCTCGACCATGA
- the hpn gene encoding serine protease hepsin isoform X2 — protein sequence MYAEKVVTEGKMGNRGISLTCVLTPWRLMGVCATLMTIGAIGAAVWAVVTFCTMEGDTGLYDVQVNSPDQHLRVFDSAQRRWRQVCSSSTNELLASISCEEVGFVSVVNYSVVSVPEASGDVGEFFCVRQEELSYGKKIKDSLYPCACESREVLTLLCQDCGRRSFAADRIVGGVDARQGSWPWQVSLEYDGIHQCGGSIISNRWVVSAAHCFPERNRFINRWRVLLGSIYNKPVNANVVEVKTIVYHSSYLPFVDANIDDNSRDIAVLALAQPLTFNEYIQPVCLPAYGQRLVDGQMGTVTGWGNVGYYGHLADVLQEANVPIISDAVCNAPDYYDNQITTSMFCAGYEKGGIDACQGDSGGPFVAPDCLSKSSRYRLLGVVSWGTGCAMAKKPGVYTRVSRFLPWISTAMRNYHNSPGVHKLARP from the exons ggaaCAGAGGCATCTCCCTGACCTGTGTGTTGACCCCTTGGAGGTTGATGGGCGTCTGTGCAACACTCATGACCATTGGAGCCATCGGTGCTGCAGTCTGGGCCGTAG TTACATTCTGCACTATGGAGGGGGACACAGGACTGTATGATG ttCAGGTAAATTCACCTGACCAGCATCTCAGAGTGTTTGACTCTGCTCAGAGGAGGTGGCGCCAGGTGTGTTCCTCGTCAACCAATGAGCTTCTTGCTAGCATCAGTTGTGAGGAAGTTGGATTTGTCAG CGTGGTGAACTACTCGGTCGTATCGGTGCCTGAAGCCAGTGGTGACGTTGGAGAGTTCTTCTGTGTCAGACAGGAAGAGCTCAGCTatggaaagaaaatcaaagactCATTGTACCCATG TGCCTGTGAGAGCCGGGAAGTTCTTACACTGTTATGCCAAG ACTGTGGCAGGCGTAGTTTTGCGGCGGACCGTATAGTTGGGGGTGTGGATGCCAGGCAGGGCAGCTGGCCCTGGCAGGTCAGCTTAGAGTACGATGGCATTCACCAGTGTGGAGGATCCATCATCTCTAATCGCTGGGTTGTTTCTGCGGCTCACTGCTTCCCAGA gcGGAATCGTTTTATTAATCGATGGCGCGTGCTGCTGGGCTCCATCTACAACAAGCCTGTCAATGCTAACGTGGTAGAGGTGAAGACCATTGTTTACCACAGTAGCTACCTGCCCTTTGTAGATGCCAATATTGATGACAACAGCAGAGACATCGCTGTGTTGGCCCTCGCACAGCCGCTTACTTTCAATG AGTACATCCAGCCAGTCTGTCTGCCAGCATATGGACAACGGCTAGTAGACGGACAGATGGGAACAGTGACAGGATGGGGAAACGTTGGATACTACG GTCATCTGGCAGACGTTCTCCAGGAAGCAAACGTCCCCATCATCAGTGATGCTGTGTGTAACGCTCCTGATTACTATGACAACCAGATCACCACCAGCATGTTCTGTGCTGGTTATGAGAAAGGAGGCATCGATGCCTGCCAG GGAGACAGCGGAGGTCCTTTTGTGGCTCCTGACTGCCTGTCTAAAAGCAGCCGCTATCGCCTGCTGGGAGTGGTGAGTTGGGGAACAGGCTGCGCCATGGCTAAAAAACCAGGCGTCTACACCAGAGTCTCCAGGTTTCTGCCGTGGATATCCACAGCCATGAGG AACTATCACAACTCACCAGGTGTTCACAAACTGGCTCGACCATGA